A region of Cucumis melo cultivar AY chromosome 2, USDA_Cmelo_AY_1.0, whole genome shotgun sequence DNA encodes the following proteins:
- the LOC103492075 gene encoding lysine-specific demethylase JMJ30 isoform X1 yields MSSSEPKRSPSSFHFETPLLDAESHSLLHSISEHGGYAYVSMVALAAAGDSRAAEAAGEMAWEQLHSGPWHSVLPIWRDAYSMACLYLARFHFAGGEFKEALRVLDMGVIMGGPLFRNDLDSAIAKVSAEARSVRVLEDGRVDESSLGCEERNNEVAWNLPVKALTNKMIAKMSSLSLEGFLREYFQPGFPVIISDGMAHWPARTKWKNMDYLQKIAGGRTIPVEVGKNYLRPEWKQELITFSEFLSRIQSNDRSDDITYLAQHPLFDQINELRKDICIPDYCSVGGGELRSLNAWFGPPGTVTPLHHDPHHNILAQVLGKKYIRLYDASLSEELYPYTETMLCNSSQVDLDNIDEKAFPKVVDLEFVDCILEEGEMLYIPPKWWHYVRSLTTSFSVSFWWNNCDENSTSSSY; encoded by the exons ATGTCTTCATCTGAACCTAAACGAAGCCCTTCATCATTTCATTTCGAAACCCCTCTTCTTGACGCTGAATCCCATTCCCTTCTTCACTCAATCTCCGAGCACGGTGGCTATGCCTACGTCAGCATGGTGGCTCTTGCGGCTGCTGGAGACTCACGCGCTGCCGAGGCCGCCGGAGAGATGGCTTGGGAGCAACTTCACTCTGGCCCATGGCACTCTGTTCTCCCAATCTGGCGTGATGCCTACTCCATGGCTTGCCTTTACTTGGCCAGGTTTCATTTTGCTGGTGGGGAGTTTAAGGAGGCGCTTAGGGTTTTGGATATGGGGGTCATCATGGGTGGTCCGCTTTTCAGAAATGATTTGGATTCTGCCATTGCTAAGGTCTCTGCTGAAGCCAGGAGTGTTAGGGTTTTGGAGGATGGTCGAGTAGACGAGAGTTCGTTGGGTTGTGAGGAGCGTAATAACGAG GTTGCTTGGAATTTGCCTGTAAAGGCTCTCACTAATAAGATGATTGCAAAGATGTCGTCTTTATCTCTGGAGGGATTCTTGCGTGAATATTTCCAACCGGGTTTCCCTGTTATTATTAGTGATGGTATGGCTCATTGGCCAGCTAGGACCAAGTGGAAGAACATGGATTACCTGCAAAAGATTGCCGGTGGCCGTACAATTCCAGTTGAG GTTGGGAAGAACTATCTACGGCCAGAATGGAAACAAGAGCTTATTACATTTTCCGAATTTCTTAGCAGGATTCAGTCCAATGATCGTTCTGATGATATTACATATCTTGCTCAACATCCATTATTTGACCAG ATAAATGAGCTCAGGAAGGATATTTGTATTCCTGATTATTGTTCTGTCGGGGGTGGAGAGTTAAGATCACTTAACGCTTGGTTTGGCCCACCTGGGACAGTAACTCCTTTGCACCATGATCCTCATCACAACATATTAGCTCAG GTTTTAGGCAAAAAGTACATTAGGCTTTATGATGCTTCATTGTCCGAGGAGCTTTACCCATACACCGAAACTATGCTTTGCAATTCCAGCCAG GTGGATCTAGACAACATAGACGAGAAAGCGTTTCCAAAGGTGGTGGACTTGGAATTTGTGGATTGCATTCTAGAGGAAGGGGAGATGCTTTATATCCCACCAAAATGGTGGCATTATGTTCGATCCTTAACGACTAGCTTTTCTGTTAGCTTTTGGTGGAACAATTGTGATGAAAATTCAACCTCTTCCTCATATTAA
- the LOC103492075 gene encoding lysine-specific demethylase JMJ30 isoform X2: protein MSSSEPKRSPSSFHFETPLLDAESHSLLHSISEHGGYAYVSMVALAAAGDSRAAEAAGEMAWEQLHSGPWHSVLPIWRDAYSMACLYLARFHFAGGEFKEALRVLDMGVIMGGPLFRNDLDSAIAKVSAEARSVRVLEDGRVDESSLGCEERNNEVAWNLPVKALTNKMIAKMSSLSLEGFLREYFQPGFPVIISDGMAHWPARTKWKNMDYLQKIAGGRTIPVEVGKNYLRPEWKQELITFSEFLSRIQSNDRSDDITYLAQHPLFDQINELRKDICIPDYCSVGGGELRSLNAWFGPPGTVTPLHHDPHHNILAQVLGKKYIRLYDASLSEELYPYTETMLCNSSQTT, encoded by the exons ATGTCTTCATCTGAACCTAAACGAAGCCCTTCATCATTTCATTTCGAAACCCCTCTTCTTGACGCTGAATCCCATTCCCTTCTTCACTCAATCTCCGAGCACGGTGGCTATGCCTACGTCAGCATGGTGGCTCTTGCGGCTGCTGGAGACTCACGCGCTGCCGAGGCCGCCGGAGAGATGGCTTGGGAGCAACTTCACTCTGGCCCATGGCACTCTGTTCTCCCAATCTGGCGTGATGCCTACTCCATGGCTTGCCTTTACTTGGCCAGGTTTCATTTTGCTGGTGGGGAGTTTAAGGAGGCGCTTAGGGTTTTGGATATGGGGGTCATCATGGGTGGTCCGCTTTTCAGAAATGATTTGGATTCTGCCATTGCTAAGGTCTCTGCTGAAGCCAGGAGTGTTAGGGTTTTGGAGGATGGTCGAGTAGACGAGAGTTCGTTGGGTTGTGAGGAGCGTAATAACGAG GTTGCTTGGAATTTGCCTGTAAAGGCTCTCACTAATAAGATGATTGCAAAGATGTCGTCTTTATCTCTGGAGGGATTCTTGCGTGAATATTTCCAACCGGGTTTCCCTGTTATTATTAGTGATGGTATGGCTCATTGGCCAGCTAGGACCAAGTGGAAGAACATGGATTACCTGCAAAAGATTGCCGGTGGCCGTACAATTCCAGTTGAG GTTGGGAAGAACTATCTACGGCCAGAATGGAAACAAGAGCTTATTACATTTTCCGAATTTCTTAGCAGGATTCAGTCCAATGATCGTTCTGATGATATTACATATCTTGCTCAACATCCATTATTTGACCAG ATAAATGAGCTCAGGAAGGATATTTGTATTCCTGATTATTGTTCTGTCGGGGGTGGAGAGTTAAGATCACTTAACGCTTGGTTTGGCCCACCTGGGACAGTAACTCCTTTGCACCATGATCCTCATCACAACATATTAGCTCAG GTTTTAGGCAAAAAGTACATTAGGCTTTATGATGCTTCATTGTCCGAGGAGCTTTACCCATACACCGAAACTATGCTTTGCAATTCCAGCCAG ACAACATAG